The genomic interval TTGCTCGATGGATATGCCTTGTCCAACCCCCTAGCCGCTACCACGACTGTAGTTCCGGATCTATTAAGCGCTTCTGTATGCGCCTGTGTATCTATACCCAGAGCACCACCGGAGATAATCGAATACTGATGATCCACTAAGCCAGCCACCAGAAGCTTCGTCGCTTCCCTCCCATATGTACTCGCTGCGCGCGTTCCCACCACCGAAACTGACTGCTGTGTGCATTCCGACACGTTTCTTCCCACAACCCACAACGCATGCGGCATCACCGCATCTTCCTGATATGAACGGTTGTGATCGCTCTTTCCAGATTCTGCAAAGCTAAAGGCACTCTCAAAAAGATGCCGAGGCCATTCATCATCCTCTGCAGTAATAAGCCGACCACCAAGATCTGAAATCCGCTTCAGATCTTCTTGTGCGTTATCATGCAAATAGCGAGCCTGTGTTGACCTCAAAAGCGCCGTACCAAGCCAGGGTTCACGATTCTTTAACGCGTAGGCTATTCGCTCTGGGTCAATCCCTTTTCTCAACAACCGCTGAAGCTCTCGATTCGGCCCTTCAAGCACTCGCGATAAATACGCCCATGCTTTCAATCGGTCGTTCATGCCAAGACCCCCAATGATTGAGCATCGCGTAGTTCCAATGCTTGTGCTACATGTCCCAGATCCGGACTAGCTGCACCATCTAAGTCACTGAGTGTCCACGCCATTTTTAAGGCTCTGTCCGCCCCTCGATGACTTATACTGCCGTTGCCAAGATACGCCGTAAGGAGTGCCATTCCCGCAGAATCCGCGGGAAATTCTCGACGCAACACGT from Corynebacterium ulcerans carries:
- the dprA gene encoding DNA-processing protein DprA — encoded protein: MNDRLKAWAYLSRVLEGPNRELQRLLRKGIDPERIAYALKNREPWLGTALLRSTQARYLHDNAQEDLKRISDLGGRLITAEDDEWPRHLFESAFSFAESGKSDHNRSYQEDAVMPHALWVVGRNVSECTQQSVSVVGTRAASTYGREATKLLVAGLVDHQYSIISGGALGIDTQAHTEALNRSGTTVVVAARGLDKAYPSSNAGLFRSVMQKGCMVSEYAPGLSPHRHRFLTRNRLVAALSLGTVAVEAAWRSGALNTLSWASALGRVAMAVPGPITTVGSLGCHERIRNHEAELICSADEIRALISRIGEVDVNEQYEISFAPNSVQKLTRNELRIYDSLGSETEATEIIARRAGVSIGLAVHLLLELSNKGMVRREGAGWRRNV